TTCCGCGCCAAGCACGAATTTCCGTTCCACCTGATTTCGGACAAAGACGAAGCCCTGTGTCAGCTGTTTGATGTCATCAAACTGAAAAAGCTGTACGGCAAGGAGTACATGGGCGTGGACCGAAGCACGTTCCTGATCGACAGGGAGGGAATTCTTCGGGCCGAGTGGCGCGGCGTGAAGGTCAAGGGCCATGCCGAGGCGGTGCTGGAGGCTGTCAGGGCGCTCTGACGAGCGCCCGTTGAGCTGTCTGGTCGGGGGCGTTACTTCGCTTGCGTGGTCTCGACCGGAACAGACGCCCCGTCCTTGACAGGCCAGGCCGCAAAAACCGCCTTCAGCATGGTGGCCAGCGGAATCGCAAAAAATACGCCCCAGAGGCCCCAAATGCCGCCAAAGAACAGCACCGCCACGATGATGGCGACCGGATGAAGGTTGTTCACCTCTGAAAACAGGATGGGTACCAGAACGTTACCGTCGAGGGCCTGGATTACGCCATACACCACCATCACCCAGATAAAATGGCTGCCCCAGCCGAACGCGAACAGCGCGATTACCGCCACCGGAATGGTGACCACGGCAGCCCCGATGTATGGAATCACCACGCTCAGGCCCACCAGCAGCGCCAGCAGGGCAGCGTACGGCATGCCCAGCAGCTTGAAGGCAATGTAGGTGGCACCGCCCACAATGAGGATCTCCAGCGCCTTGCCGCGAACATAGTTGGCGCACTGCAGGTTCACCTCGTGCCAGATCTGCAGCATCATGGGCCGCTGGGGTGGCAGCAAACGGGCAATGGACCCCAGCAGCACCTCCCGGTCCTTCAGGAAGAAGAACACCAGGATCGGCACCAGCACCATGTAGATCAGCAGCGCCACCAGATCGGGAATACTGGAGAGGGAAAACGACACCAGCCATTGGGTCAGGTGTCCCACTTCGGTACTCACCTGGCTGTACACCTGGGCGACCGCTTCACCGGAAATCAGATGGGGGTACTGTTCCGGCAAGAGTTCCAGGTAGGACTGGAGTTCCCGGATAATGCGTGGCGCCTCACCGGCCAGGTTGCTGAGCTGGGTCCAGATAAGGGGCAGGAGCCCGAACAGGAAGCCAACCAACACCCCGAGGAACACTAGGAAAACCGTCAGGATTGAAAGGGTTTCCGGGACACCCAGCCGGTTGAGCTTGGTTACCAGCCCCTGCAGAATAAAGGCAACGATCAGGGAGGCAATGGCCGGGGCGAGCATGGCCCCGAACCAGATCACAAAGACGGTGCCAGTGACCAGTATCAGAAAAAGGATGACGGCTTCTTCATCCGAGAAATATTTGTGGGCAAGACCACGTAACGTCCTGATCATCGACAACTCCGAATCATTGACCGCCGCACTTTATCACAAACCGGTATTGGCCGGCGGACTCCGAACTGCTCATGAGCTTATGGTCGGACAACTCGAGGAAAGCGGGAATGTCCCGTGCAGAACCGGCGTCGGTGGCGATCACCTCGAGCTCCTCGCCAGGCGCCATACTGTTGAGTTCCAGCTTGGTTTTCAGCAACGGCATCGGGCAGCGAAGCCCGGACGCATCAAGAACACGATCAACCATCGGGATTACACACCATACGGACAAACTGTAAGGGAATTTAACAAGCGGGCATTGTGCCGGGAGTGATAATGTACTGCATTAATGTCCTCTGCAAGCGGGGGCCCGAACTTTTCACAATGCGCTGCTGTCCAATCGGCAGTTCCAGGCAAAGGCATTCTGTATCAGATGATGGCAAGACATTTCCGCACCCGTCCGTTTCCGGCACTGATGAAGAGCGCCCTACTCGCGCTCATGCTGGCAGGCACTGCCCTGCCGGCACAGGCGCAGCAGGACAGCCGCTTACCCAGCATCGGTGGTAGTGGCGGCGGCCTGATCGCTGGCCAGCAGGAGTCGGACATTGGCCAACAGGTGATGGTATCAATCCGTCGCTCGGCGCCACGCATCACCGACCCACTGGTTTACGACTACGTGAATGCCATTACCTACCGGCTGGTACCCTTCGCCCCTCTGCAGGACCGGGATCTGACCCTGGCGCTGATCGACAGTCCGGCGATCAACGCCTTTGCCGTGCCAGGGGGCATCGTTGGCGTAAACGGCGGCCTGTTCCTCAACGCCGCAACGGAACAGCAGTTCGCCTCGGTACTCGCCCACGAACTTGCACACCTCAGCCAGCGGCATTTTGCCCGGCGCATGGAGCAGCAAGAAACCAGCGCTCCCCTCACCCTGGCCGGCATGATCGCCGGCATCGTGCTGTCAGCGGTCACCCAGTCTGACATCGGTATCGCGGCGATCGCTGGCAGCCAGGCACTGGCGGTACAGAACATGTTGGCGTACAGCCGGGCCCACGAGCAGGAAGCAGACCGCGTAGGCCTTGAGATATTGGCCAACGCCGGGATGGACCCCAGGGGCATGCCCGAGATGTTCGAGATCATGATGCGGCAGAACCGGATGCAGGGGAACCGGCTGCCGGAATACCTCTCAACCCACCCACTCACCCAGAGCCGGGTTGCCGACACCCGAAACCGGGCCGAGCAATACCCTGACGAACGCATCCGGGACGGTCAGGAGTACCACCTGATGCGCAGCAGGCTGCAGGTACACTACGCACCTTCAGCCGATGTGGCGGTGGAAACCTTTGAATCCTATCTGGATCGGGAGGACGCCAAGCGCAACGACGCCATTCGCTATGGCCTGGCAGTCGCCTACCTGTCCAATCGACAGTACGAGAAAGCCGCCAACCTGCTGAATGATCTACTGGCCAGAAATCCCGGTCGAATTACCTTTCTTGTGACCCTCGCGGAGGTACGCCTGGCTCAGAAACGGTTGGATGACGCCCGGACGATCCTTCAGGACGCACTTTCACGTAACCCCGGCAATTACCCGATCACCTTCCAGCTGGCGGAGACCGAGATAGCCGACGGTAACGGCGCGGCGGCAGCGGAACATCTGAAACAACTGACCCGCAGATTGCCGGGCCAGGAGCACCTCTGGCTGAAGCTGGCCGAAGCGGAAGGGATGGCAAGGAATATTGTGGGCGTTCACCGTGCTCGGGCGGAATACGACGTGCTCATGGGCGACCTGGAGTCGGCCCAGAGGCAACTGCGACAGGCCCAGGAAAAACTGCCGGCCGGCGCGCCCCAGCGGCAAATCGTGACCGAGCGGCTGGCCGAGATCACCAGCCGACTCTACGCCAGGAACAACGGTTGAGGCACCCTCAGGCGTTGCCCGCCGCCTTCAGGTTCATATTCGCCGTAAAGTCCAGCATCCGGTGCAGTGGCTTCAACGCCTTTTCCCGCAAAGCCGTATCCACCAGAACTTCCTGATCCCCATGCTCCAGCACGTGTAGCAGGTTGGCGAGACCGTTCATCGCCATCCACGGGCAGTGTGCGCAGCTGCGACAGGTTGCCCCATTACCCGCTGTTGGGGCCTCAATGAGAGTCTTGTTCGGGGCCAACTGCTGCATCTTGTAGAAGATGCCGTTATCAGTCGCTACGATGAACTGCTCGTTGGGAAGGGTCTGCACCGCGTGGATCAGCTGCGAGGTCGAGCCGACCACGTCCGCCATTTCCACCACGGCATCCGGTGACTCGGGGTGCACCAGCACAGCGGCCTCCGGATACACCGCTTTCAGGTCCTCAAGCCCACGGTACTTGAACTCTTCGTGTACGATGCAGGAGCCGTCCCACAACAGCATGTCAGCACCGGTGGTCTTCTGCACGTAATGCCCAAGATGCCTGTCGGGTGCCCACAGGATCTTCTCACCACGGGCATCAAGATGCTCGACGATCGCCTGGGCGCAGCTGGAGGTTACCACCCAGTCGGCGCGAGCCTTCACCGCCGCCGAGGTATTGGCGTACACCACCACGGTTCGATCGGGGTGCTGATCACAGAACGCAGCGAACTCGTCCGCAGGGCATCCCACGTCCAGGGAGCAGGTAGCCTCGAGGGTTGGCATGAGCACCCGCTTCTCCGGGTTAAGGATCTTGGCGGTTTCGCCCATGAACCGGACACCAGCCACCACCACTGTGGAGGCAGAGTGCTGATTGCCGAAGCGGGCCATTTCGAGGGAATCCGCCACACACCCACCGGTCTCCTCGGCCAGACGCTGAATGTCCGGGTCGGTGTAATAGTGCGCCACGAGAACCGCATCCCGGGCCTTGAGGGCCGCCTTGATTCGGGATTCCAGGTCAGCTTTCTCACTGGCGCTCAGGGGCTTGGGCTCGGCGGCGTGGGCCAGATGTTCCTGAACAAGGATACGGTCTTCGGCTCGGGTCATTACTGCATCTCTGTGTTGCGTTAACCGGGGCATTATAGCATTGCTGTCCGGGCTTTAATGATTCTGAAACAAATCGCCCTGACACTCCGGGGCATTCAGATACTTGTTTACCTAGGTGGGAACATATACGCAAAAAAAAAGAGCCCGGAGGCTCTTTTTTCACGGAAACCGCCGGCTTCCGTTATTTGGTGGGTCGTGAAGGATTCGAACCTTCGACCAATTGGTTAAAAGCCAACTGCTCTACCAACTGAGCTAACGACCCCTGACTGGCGATTGGCGCTTTCGCCCCAACCCGTACCGAATGACTCAGCCCACCCGGCACTTCGTATTTGGTGGGTCGTGAAGGATTCGAACCTTCGACCAATTGGTTAAAAGCCAACTGCTCTACCAACTGAGCTAACGACCCAAACGAGGCGCATATAGTAATGATTTTTGGCGCCTGATCAACCCCTTTTTTTCCGGATATCGGACATTTTTACCCGTGCTGTCAGCCGTTACCCGATTCCAGATAGCGACGGGCCAGATCAGCTGCGCTGCTGGACGGATAATCCTCCAGAACTTTGTTCATGGTCCGCCGGGCATCCTGTTTTTCGCCGAGCCGGTCCTGGGTAATGCCGAGCTTATACACGGCGTCCGGCGCCTTGCGATGATCGGCATACCTGGTTGCAACGATGGTGAATGCCTGTTTTGCCTGTTCCAGCTGCGGCTTCACCAGGTACACCTCACCCAGCCAATAATAGGCATTCACGGTGAGATCCCCTTCCGGATACTTGTCGATAAACTCGTAAATCCGGGTAATCGCCTCATCGTATTTCTTCTGATTGCGGATCAGGTCGAGTATCTTTTCATAGGCCTCGCGTTCTTCCGCGCCGGGCTGGCGATACTCCTTCATCTGGGGCGCGGTACCCGCAGCGGCTGGCCCACTGGCTGCCGCAGCCTCTGCCGGTTGGGATG
The nucleotide sequence above comes from Marinobacter gudaonensis. Encoded proteins:
- the nadA gene encoding quinolinate synthase NadA, whose amino-acid sequence is MTRAEDRILVQEHLAHAAEPKPLSASEKADLESRIKAALKARDAVLVAHYYTDPDIQRLAEETGGCVADSLEMARFGNQHSASTVVVAGVRFMGETAKILNPEKRVLMPTLEATCSLDVGCPADEFAAFCDQHPDRTVVVYANTSAAVKARADWVVTSSCAQAIVEHLDARGEKILWAPDRHLGHYVQKTTGADMLLWDGSCIVHEEFKYRGLEDLKAVYPEAAVLVHPESPDAVVEMADVVGSTSQLIHAVQTLPNEQFIVATDNGIFYKMQQLAPNKTLIEAPTAGNGATCRSCAHCPWMAMNGLANLLHVLEHGDQEVLVDTALREKALKPLHRMLDFTANMNLKAAGNA
- a CDS encoding AI-2E family transporter — encoded protein: MIRTLRGLAHKYFSDEEAVILFLILVTGTVFVIWFGAMLAPAIASLIVAFILQGLVTKLNRLGVPETLSILTVFLVFLGVLVGFLFGLLPLIWTQLSNLAGEAPRIIRELQSYLELLPEQYPHLISGEAVAQVYSQVSTEVGHLTQWLVSFSLSSIPDLVALLIYMVLVPILVFFFLKDREVLLGSIARLLPPQRPMMLQIWHEVNLQCANYVRGKALEILIVGGATYIAFKLLGMPYAALLALLVGLSVVIPYIGAAVVTIPVAVIALFAFGWGSHFIWVMVVYGVIQALDGNVLVPILFSEVNNLHPVAIIVAVLFFGGIWGLWGVFFAIPLATMLKAVFAAWPVKDGASVPVETTQAK
- a CDS encoding sulfurtransferase TusA family protein, with the translated sequence MVDRVLDASGLRCPMPLLKTKLELNSMAPGEELEVIATDAGSARDIPAFLELSDHKLMSSSESAGQYRFVIKCGGQ
- the ybgF gene encoding tol-pal system protein YbgF, whose translation is MRKTLMATVLLPLALGQAGAALAQSAQNTSPASGNQATAELFYMIQQLQGEVRRLQGEVEEQRHLISRLQEQGRDRYIDLDQRILELSEKLASQPAEAAAASGPAAAGTAPQMKEYRQPGAEEREAYEKILDLIRNQKKYDEAITRIYEFIDKYPEGDLTVNAYYWLGEVYLVKPQLEQAKQAFTIVATRYADHRKAPDAVYKLGITQDRLGEKQDARRTMNKVLEDYPSSSAADLARRYLESGNG
- a CDS encoding M48 family metalloprotease, which translates into the protein MARHFRTRPFPALMKSALLALMLAGTALPAQAQQDSRLPSIGGSGGGLIAGQQESDIGQQVMVSIRRSAPRITDPLVYDYVNAITYRLVPFAPLQDRDLTLALIDSPAINAFAVPGGIVGVNGGLFLNAATEQQFASVLAHELAHLSQRHFARRMEQQETSAPLTLAGMIAGIVLSAVTQSDIGIAAIAGSQALAVQNMLAYSRAHEQEADRVGLEILANAGMDPRGMPEMFEIMMRQNRMQGNRLPEYLSTHPLTQSRVADTRNRAEQYPDERIRDGQEYHLMRSRLQVHYAPSADVAVETFESYLDREDAKRNDAIRYGLAVAYLSNRQYEKAANLLNDLLARNPGRITFLVTLAEVRLAQKRLDDARTILQDALSRNPGNYPITFQLAETEIADGNGAAAAEHLKQLTRRLPGQEHLWLKLAEAEGMARNIVGVHRARAEYDVLMGDLESAQRQLRQAQEKLPAGAPQRQIVTERLAEITSRLYARNNG